From the Bacteroidia bacterium genome, the window GTCAACCACCATGGATCCATCAAGCCGCACCTTGCGACAGGTTACCATAGAAAGTGCTGCAGAAGCCGACCACGTTTTCAGTATGCTTATGGGCGATGAAGTGCCACCACGCAGAGAGTTCATTGAACGCAATGCTAAATATGCGAAAGTAGATGTATAACAAATTTTAAGCATTATTAAAAGCTGCCTCACAAAGGCAGCTTTTTTTGTATGTGGTAATTTATTAATTAGCCTTTGTATGTTATCAATTCAATGAATCTGTAAACTTTTATGGGACGAGACACCGGCTTTAATTCTACGACTTCCTCAGCAACATTCACTCGTTTTCAGTTATAGCGTAGGACGGTAAACGTATAAACTTATTGTGGCATTGGTCACAAAACAAATGATGTCTAATTATAGATTCATCTTTAATGCTCACTTAACATATTTTGCCACATCCTTAAATAAATACTGACCATCAAAAATTTTTATCAGCTTATGGTAATTGTCATAAAATACAATTTGAGGAAGGATTTTATTGGTGTATATAGCAGCAATTAATTCGCCCTTGTTGGTGCCGATTGTACCAAAAACAGGATCGTCTTTTGCTTTAGTACGAGCTACAAATGATGCCATTTGATCTTTATGCCTCTCTTCTGCCACCAATACCACCTGTGTAGTTTTAAAGTCGTTTCTGATTGTTTTCAGAGAGTCTAAAAAAAGCTCGCAGTGCTCACATTCCGGACTAAAAATCATAATCATAACAGGTTTGCCTTTTGTCAGTTGCTCATTAGTTAATGTGCCTCCGGTAGTTTTTGTAATGATAAAGTTCGGTATCGGGGCACCTGCATTGGTGTAAGACATCCTTTTTGCGGCACCTGCCTGCTGCGCCATTCCGCTAATTGAAAAAAGTGTAGCTGTTAATAGTAACAAATAATTTTTCATCATATTGTTTATTTAAATGCAAGTTTAAAATTTAAAAAGCTTGAAAGCGGTTTTAAAATTACAGTTTTTTCAAATACAGAATAAATTTTTGACTTGAAATTCAGGTGGCATTGACGAAGCATCAAATTTTAACCTTGCCTTACTGCAATTAAAAATGCATTTGCTGTTAACAGTTTTTATAACCTGAGTTTGTTTAATAAAAAAGCTGCCTTTTAGAGGCAGCTCACAAGGCAATTGTTTCTTGCCTTTATTATTTAATCAACTTTTAAGTTTAGTAGCTTCTCACAACCTGATGTGCCTGGCCATTTGCACTTGTCCAGTTGAGTTTGTATCCGTAAGGACAACCACTTGTCTGTGTATTACCTTGCTGATCTACACCAAAGGTTACAGTAAGTTCACGAACCACACCATGATGAACTCTAACACCACTCATTGCATTGTAGTTGCAGTCGGAACTCAGCACTATTGGTGAGTCAACAGAAACAAAGAATGTATTGCCGGCACGGTTTACTCCCCAAACAGATACATTTGAAAATCCGCCCTGAGATGCATTGCCTGTAATACTGATGGTGGTGACATTGTTGGTTCTTTCAATAAGCCTGTTGCGGTCAAAATTCCATGATCTTGTTGTGCCATTATCAAACGTTACCATTGTAGTGCCGGTTGCATGATGTAGTATTGGAGTAGCAAATGTTGGAGTGTTATCAATCAATCCGCCATTTACATTTGTGATGGTACGTGTTGAGTTTATGGTTATTGATTTTCCACTGCTGACATTTGTAATTTCAACATTATTCATCGTTAATGATAATTGACATCCGGCAGTACTCCATGGTGTAACGGTGTTGGTATTTGCATCATAAGGCAGTTGGATTATCATTGTTCCTGTGCGGTTGCGTGTGCCATTACAATTTAGCCCGTTAAATGTAACGGTAACTTTTCCCTGACTGATTAAAGAAGTATCAATAGTAGTATTACATGGTACAACAAGTCCATTATAAATTCCCATAAAATTTATTCCTCTTAAACGCGGATGCATTGCAATAATACGGTTGGCATCATCAAGTTCTTCATTGTCTGATGCAGCAATACGTGCTTCATCATCGGCAGTCACTTGTTGTGTTGTTTGTTCGTCCAATAAATCTTCTGATTTATCTTTTTTGCAGGCTGCCATTAAATTGATTCCGGCAGCAAGGCTTAGCATTAAAATACTCTTTTTCATTTTTCTATTTTTTATTGATTTGTAATTATGACAACAGAAAATGAATTGGGTTTAATCAGGCCGATATATTTTTTTAAGGAGACTGTTTATCTGACTATTTATTATGGAAAAATTTTTCAATCAGGTATTTTTAATGAATATACGGAAAGAAGGGTGTCGTTTTCTAAATTGTCGTATTCATATTTTAACCCCAAGGTAGTAAGTAGCTTTATAGATTTAATATTGTCAGGCTTTGTAACGCCAAGAATTTTAGGATAAACTTTGGCTTCAATGAGTATATCAAGATAACACCTGCTTGCTTCAAATGCATAGCCCTGATCATTATTTTGTGGTAAAAAGGCAAATCCAAAATCAGGAAATTCCTGTTTTTCCCGGTTCAATAATGTTATAGTACCAATAGGTTTTCTAGCCGACTTAAGTTCTACAATGTGATAGAAGTAGCCCGGATGTTTCAAAATATTTTCAATATATTTTAAAGCATCGTTATGATTATGGATATTTCTTTCACCGATAAATTCTTTCCATCCATCTGTGTTTAGCAGCTCAATTATAAATGAAGTATCATTGGTATTGAGCGGACGTAAATGTAGTCTTTCTGTTTCTTTATCTATGAACATGAAAATAAAATTGCCTGAAATTGTTTAATACAAATGCCATTCGCAGACACAAAATTATAAAACAATTTGAGGCAACTTAATAATATGGAATTACGAAATGTTAAGAAAATTATTCTGTAACTTTTCTAACCCTTACTTTCCATTCTTCAGGACCTTTTATAATATATTCCCATTTAAAAGGTGTTTCACTTTCTGCTTCCATTTGATAGTAGAGTGGAAGTGGGTCATGATCGTTAATAAATTCAAATGCTTCACCGGGATTTATAGCTGCGAAGGCATCATAAAACATTTCATGTCTTGTTGCCGGAGGAAATGGCCTCAGGTCAAATTCTTCAACAACGGAAAATCCATCATCACCTAAGCCACTGCTTGTAGTCTTTGTTATGTGCACAACCACCTCACCAGCTACTTGCTTTTTATAAATCCAACGATGTTTCCCTTCAAACTTTTGAATAAAAATGCCATGTATTTCTTTCGGATCTTCGGCAGCAATAATCTCCATTGTATTGCCTGGCTCCATCATGCCATAACGATGAAATACGATTTGTTTCCAATCAGCAATTGCAACTTTTCTTAAATCCAATAATGTGGAGATGTCAGTAAATTCTCTGCCTTGCGAAGCTTCTGTTCGGGTGACTTTAACTTTCCATTCTCTTCCACCCTTGTTTATATATTCCCAACCTACTACGTCACCATATATAGATCGAAACTCATAATAGAGCGGTATGGGGTCATGATCGTTAATAAATGTAAAGCTTTCGCCTACGGGAAGTTCTTTAAAAAGCTGAATCAGTTTTTTATGCCTTTCAATCGGAACAAGCACTCGCATGTCCATTTCTTCTGTTGTTTTGTCGTTTATCATAATAAAAGTATTTAAATACTTGCAAAAGTAGGATTTGATTCACTTGTTGAATGTAAAAGTCCTGTCACAAATAGATTTTTTTGATTTTCTGAAAGAACATCGCTGAGCAACAGGCAGAAAAGTTTTAAAATATGATTCGGGTCATATTACAACAGGTTTTATGGGTTTAGCTTTGCGACTTTTGAAAGAGAGATTATAATAATGGTTATTTCGCAGCTTATTCAGCCCAAAAGCATTGCAGTGATTGGTGCTTCGGATAATACCACCAAACCCGGTGGTATGGTATTAAAAAATCTTATTAATGGAAAATTTGAAGGAAAAATATTTGCAGTAAATCCTAAACCTGTAAATTCTGAAGGAGTAACCTATGTTGCCGAATTAGGCAATTTAGAAACTGTTGATCTGGCAATTATTGCTATCCCGGCAAGTCAATGTTTAGATATGGTTAGAACATTGCTGAAAAATGGTACAAAAGCATTTATTGTTTTTTCTGCTGGTTTTTCGGAGGCAGGCGAGCAAGGAATACAACTTGAAAAAGAGCTTGTGGATATGGTGAATAAAGCAGGTGGTACTTTAATAGGACCTAATTGTGTTGGCATCATTAGCAAAGCATACAAAGGTGTGTTTACAACACCTGTGCCAGAGTACGATTCGCAAGGATGTGAGTTGATTTCTAGTTCCGGTGCAACAGCCGTTTTTATTATGGAGTCTGCTTTGCTTACCGGATTAAGATTTTCTAATGTTTATTCGATAGGAAATGCAGCACAGACTGGCGTTGAAGAAATTCTCGAATATCTTGATGTGAATTTTGATGAACATAAAAGTCCAAAAGTTCAACTGCTGTATCTTGAACAGGTAAAGAAACCTTTTAAGTTTTTAAAACATACAACATCACTCATTCAAAAAGGTTGTCGCATTGCGGCAATCAAATCAGGCTATTCAGAAGCCGGTGGTAGAGCGGCATCATCACATACCGGTGCATTAGCCACATCAGATAATGTTATTCGTGCCTTGTTTCGTAAGGCGGGCGTGGTGTATTGCAGCAGCAGAGATGAGTTAATAGCCGTAGGAAGTGTTTTTCAGTCTAAAGAACTAAGAGGTGAAAATATTGCAATAATCACTCATGCAGGAGGCTCTGCTGTTATGCTTACCGATGCACTTACTTCAAATGGATTAAGTGTTCCGCAATTTGATCCGGATAAGACAGCACCATTGTTGTCAAAACTTAATCCCGGATCGTCTGTAAATAATCCAATAGATTTTTTAGCAACAGGAACCGCAAAACATCTTGGAGAGATAATTGATTTTTGTGATGGTTATGATGTTGTTGATGCCATGGTTGTAGTTTTTGGCAGCCCCGGTTTGTTTAATGTAAAAGATGTTTATGAGTTACTTGATAAAAAAATGAGCACTTGCACTAAACCAATTTATCCGGTATTGCCATCGCTGATTAATGCAGAGAAAGAAATTAAGCAGTTTTTATCAGGAAATAGAGTTAACTTTCCTGATGAAGTAAACCTTGGAAAAGCATTAGCTCATGTATTTACTTCAACAAAATATCGTTTCGAGAAAACTACTTTGCCTGAGATGGATATTGTGTCTATTCGATCTATCATCAATACAGCTCAGAATGGATATCTTGATGCACAGACAAATCAGGAGTTGCTTGCTGCAGCCGGTATTTTGCTTGCCGAACAGTTAATTATTTCAGACAAGAGTCAGCTCGGAAATATTAAAAGCAAAATAAAATTTCCTGTTGCAATGAAAGTAATAGGGCCTGTACATAAAACAGAAGTCAATGGGGTAATGTTGAACATTAATGATATTGAACAGACTGTAAAAGCATTCGAAAAGCTCATTACAATTCCTGATGCATCTGCAGTTTTAGTTCAGGAAATGGTTAAAGGAGAAGAGTTATATTGTGGTGCTGTAAGACAAGGAGATTTTGGACATGTTGTATTATGCGGCCTTGGTGGTGTATTTTTGGAATTACTTCAGGACACAGCTTCTGCATTGGCACCAATGTCTTATGGCGAAGTAAAATCAATGGTTGAATCGCTAAAAGCTTATCCGCTTATCAAAGGCTATAGAAATAAAAAAGGTTTGCATGAGGGAAAATTTATTGAAATTATAATGCGTATTGGAGCACTAGTTCATATTGCACCAGAAATAAGTGAACTGGATTTGAATCCGATTAAGGCCGATGAAAACAACATGATAGTTGTTGATGCAAGAATTTGTATTGATAAAAACGGTAAGTAATTTATCCCGAATTTCTGAAAGCACTTAAATATTTATTGATGTAGTTTAATTTTTCTTTCAGTTTATATTGTTGTATAAATCTTGGATGATCCAGAACAATCATTTTTTTAAACAGATGGGCCTCATTGTTTATTTCCCTGATGAACAGAGCGTTTTTCTTGCCTAGAATAAAAACTTCAGAAGTAATCAACCCCAGACTGATATGTTTTTTTAATGTTTCAATTATGTAGTCTTTAAGTTTAAGAAACAATACAGCATCATCATAGTAGTTTGCATTAAGCCATGTGTTGTCTTTCTTGCGAACAATAGCTAAGGGAAATGGGGAGTTGATATAGAAATCATTATAAAACAATTTAACACCACCATAAGCTTCAATCATGTCGTACATAAAGACAGAAGAAACTTCATGCGTATGTGAGGATTGCATTTTTATTTTACATACACTTTCCAAACGTTTCGTGTCGGTGAAAGGGACACCGGTAATCCCTGCGCCATGCCTGCTCGGATTTATACCTATAATGAATTTCCTTTTTTTATTGTCGTTATAATATTTTTTATAAAACTGTTGCATGACAATTGTAGTTTCAGGATTATCTTTAAAAGGATTAAGTACATCAAAACCATCAGGTAAGTTGCCTGTGTAAACTAAATTTTTATTGAATGCTATTACGCTGTCTGCAAAAGTGGTTTTCACTAGTTGTAATCTTTAAAATGACATGTTATGGAAACTTATAAACGCAGATTGTCATTGTTATCCATATCCCAAAAGGGATTGAATGCAACTTCAAAAAGATAGCCATCCAAATCTTTAAAATAGCCACTGTAGCCACCCCAATAGACTTTTTGTGCGGGTTTTACTATTGTGCCGCCAATTGAAGCAACTTTTTTAAGAATGTCATCAACTTCTTTTTCAGAATGAGTATTGTGTGATATTGTTAGCCCATAAAATCCTGATGATTGATATTGAAGTGTTGCATCATCAGCAAGGTCTTTCAATGGATGTAGTGCCAACACAATACCACCCAGTTGAAACAAGGCAAGTTCATCCATGCTTTTGTTTGATTTTTTCCAGCCAAGACCTTTCTCGTAAAAGTCAAGAGATTTATTAAAATCTTTAACTCCTAAAGTTATCAAGTTTAATTTCTGCCGCATTACTATTAACTTTTTTATTTAAGGCTCACTTATGGGTCAAACTTAGTGATACTTTTAAAGAAATCTGAAAATTTGGTTGTGAAATTGAAAAGTTTTTTACATTTGGGTAACTTTTTGTTCGTTATAGACGTCATATATTTAACTTAAAAGTTGTAATCATGAGAAAGTTCCGCATTCTTTATTCTATTCTGCCCCTTATCTTTTTTTATAGTTTGTCATTTGCCGGTGGTCAGGCCGAAATCAAACAACATTCCTCACAGGGGCATTTAAAGTCTGAAAATTATAAGCCTGATGAATTGTGCGATGTTCATCATGTTAAAGTTTTTTTCAGCGTTGCTAAAGATGGTTTGGTAAAAGTTTCAAGTATAGGTACTCGTAATGCCCATTTGCGGCAATACATTTTGAAAAAACTTGCCAGGTTGAACTTTAAAGGAATGCATGTTGAAGGCAATTACAGTGTCACACTTAGTTTTGATTTGGGAGATAAGTGTACCTAATCAGTTTTATTGTTTTAATGATACTTTTATAGCATAGCTGATATTTGTATCTGAGAAAGGCAAAATATTTTCTTTCTTTGACCTGTAGATGGATGCTATATATTTAGATTATAATGCTACCACGCCTGTAGAAGAACGGGTATTGGAAAAAATGCTTCCTTATTTTTCTCAAAAATTCGGAAATGCAGCAAGCAACACACATGCTTTTGGCTGGATGGCTAAAGAAGCAGTGGAAATAGCTCGTGAAAAAGCAAGCGCGCTTATTGGATGTGAACCTGGTGAGTTGTATTTTACCTCAGGAGCCACAGAAGGAATAAACCTTATTATAAAAGGGGTGTATGAAAGTTATTCAAATAAAGGAAGACACATTATAACCTATGCTACGGAGCATAAAGCTGTGCTTGATACCTGTAAGTATTTACAGACTGTTGGTGCAGATATAGAAATTTTACCGGTTGAAAGAGATGGATTGCCAGACCTTGATTTACTTAAAAAATCTTTGCGTACAGATACCATTTTAGTAGTGGCCATGTTTGCAAATAATGAAACAGGTGTTTTATTTCCCATAGCTGAAATAGGCGAGATGTGCAGAAGCCATGATGTAAAATTTTTTTCTGATACAACTCAAGCAGCAGGCAAAGTTTTATTTGATGTCAAAGAAAGCAGTATTGATTGTTGTGTGATGTCTGCACATAAAATGTACGGCCCCAAAGGTGTTGGAGTTGTTTATATCAGCCGTAGAAATCCAAGGGTTTCTGTCCAAGCGCAAATGCATGGTGGTGGTCATGAAGGTGGTTTACGCTCCGGAACATTGAA encodes:
- a CDS encoding acetate--CoA ligase family protein is translated as MVISQLIQPKSIAVIGASDNTTKPGGMVLKNLINGKFEGKIFAVNPKPVNSEGVTYVAELGNLETVDLAIIAIPASQCLDMVRTLLKNGTKAFIVFSAGFSEAGEQGIQLEKELVDMVNKAGGTLIGPNCVGIISKAYKGVFTTPVPEYDSQGCELISSSGATAVFIMESALLTGLRFSNVYSIGNAAQTGVEEILEYLDVNFDEHKSPKVQLLYLEQVKKPFKFLKHTTSLIQKGCRIAAIKSGYSEAGGRAASSHTGALATSDNVIRALFRKAGVVYCSSRDELIAVGSVFQSKELRGENIAIITHAGGSAVMLTDALTSNGLSVPQFDPDKTAPLLSKLNPGSSVNNPIDFLATGTAKHLGEIIDFCDGYDVVDAMVVVFGSPGLFNVKDVYELLDKKMSTCTKPIYPVLPSLINAEKEIKQFLSGNRVNFPDEVNLGKALAHVFTSTKYRFEKTTLPEMDIVSIRSIINTAQNGYLDAQTNQELLAAAGILLAEQLIISDKSQLGNIKSKIKFPVAMKVIGPVHKTEVNGVMLNINDIEQTVKAFEKLITIPDASAVLVQEMVKGEELYCGAVRQGDFGHVVLCGLGGVFLELLQDTASALAPMSYGEVKSMVESLKAYPLIKGYRNKKGLHEGKFIEIIMRIGALVHIAPEISELDLNPIKADENNMIVVDARICIDKNGK
- a CDS encoding redoxin domain-containing protein is translated as MMKNYLLLLTATLFSISGMAQQAGAAKRMSYTNAGAPIPNFIITKTTGGTLTNEQLTKGKPVMIMIFSPECEHCELFLDSLKTIRNDFKTTQVVLVAEERHKDQMASFVARTKAKDDPVFGTIGTNKGELIAAIYTNKILPQIVFYDNYHKLIKIFDGQYLFKDVAKYVK
- a CDS encoding cysteine desulfurase family protein — encoded protein: MDAIYLDYNATTPVEERVLEKMLPYFSQKFGNAASNTHAFGWMAKEAVEIAREKASALIGCEPGELYFTSGATEGINLIIKGVYESYSNKGRHIITYATEHKAVLDTCKYLQTVGADIEILPVERDGLPDLDLLKKSLRTDTILVVAMFANNETGVLFPIAEIGEMCRSHDVKFFSDTTQAAGKVLFDVKESSIDCCVMSAHKMYGPKGVGVVYISRRNPRVSVQAQMHGGGHEGGLRSGTLNVPGIVGLGEACHIAEKEMWDNGILMSSLRTKLEQQLEADKSVIINGNIKNRLNNTTNLTFKTIKSEDLIKEIRPIAVAAGSACTAALPQPSHVLLAMGLSEKEAYNSVRFSLGKYTNAQDIDITVEKISNIISSKR
- a CDS encoding VOC family protein; the encoded protein is MRQKLNLITLGVKDFNKSLDFYEKGLGWKKSNKSMDELALFQLGGIVLALHPLKDLADDATLQYQSSGFYGLTISHNTHSEKEVDDILKKVASIGGTIVKPAQKVYWGGYSGYFKDLDGYLFEVAFNPFWDMDNNDNLRL
- a CDS encoding SMUG2 DNA glycosylase family protein, yielding MKTTFADSVIAFNKNLVYTGNLPDGFDVLNPFKDNPETTIVMQQFYKKYYNDNKKRKFIIGINPSRHGAGITGVPFTDTKRLESVCKIKMQSSHTHEVSSVFMYDMIEAYGGVKLFYNDFYINSPFPLAIVRKKDNTWLNANYYDDAVLFLKLKDYIIETLKKHISLGLITSEVFILGKKNALFIREINNEAHLFKKMIVLDHPRFIQQYKLKEKLNYINKYLSAFRNSG
- a CDS encoding GNAT family N-acetyltransferase — translated: MFIDKETERLHLRPLNTNDTSFIIELLNTDGWKEFIGERNIHNHNDALKYIENILKHPGYFYHIVELKSARKPIGTITLLNREKQEFPDFGFAFLPQNNDQGYAFEASRCYLDILIEAKVYPKILGVTKPDNIKSIKLLTTLGLKYEYDNLENDTLLSVYSLKIPD
- a CDS encoding DUF2249 domain-containing protein, yielding MINDKTTEEMDMRVLVPIERHKKLIQLFKELPVGESFTFINDHDPIPLYYEFRSIYGDVVGWEYINKGGREWKVKVTRTEASQGREFTDISTLLDLRKVAIADWKQIVFHRYGMMEPGNTMEIIAAEDPKEIHGIFIQKFEGKHRWIYKKQVAGEVVVHITKTTSSGLGDDGFSVVEEFDLRPFPPATRHEMFYDAFAAINPGEAFEFINDHDPLPLYYQMEAESETPFKWEYIIKGPEEWKVRVRKVTE